From Zerene cesonia ecotype Mississippi chromosome 16, Zerene_cesonia_1.1, whole genome shotgun sequence, one genomic window encodes:
- the LOC119833037 gene encoding nicotinate hydroxylase hnxS-like, which yields MDHIVFKLNGIEHKADGRYSPDFTLNEYIRTVADIRDTKVMCKEGGCGACIVSVRASSPPTHEIKTFAVNSCMVSLFSCHGWDVRTAGYIGNSLMGYHDIQKRLAALNGSQCGFCSPGWVMSMYSLYESNPKLTVAEIENAFASNLCRCTGYRSIADAFKSFAIDAGDDIKQKLIDVEDFGSFKCDKKCKEGQKEDENESMWCIIERAENIPIVITGDGFKWYRAINLNDVFSAMGNGEYKLVAGNTGQGVFRIKEYPHNIIDISNVTELKGFDIDVNLILRAALSLTEMMLIILKLSKENEDFSYLKELWDHMDLVAHIPVRNIGTIGGNLILKHANNEFQSDLFVLLEAVGGMITIAEGVGRYSIMSLMDFLKTDMNNKVIMNVLLPPLSKYCILKTYKIMPCSQNSRAIVNAAFLFKFHHSSQILYKMSIVYGGISPHFVHAVKTEMALIGKDPFTNETLKITLTSLSEEINPEVMETEPSVDYRKMLALSLFYKAILSLSPDDKINPIYRSGGDVIKREVSKGNQYYDTDPSIWPLNKAIPKLEALVQCSGEAIYANALPKLINEVFAAFVLADTTPGSIISDFDTTEAFKIQGVVAFYTAKDIPGKNTFTPSNVPLMTADEEILCSGKVLFNGQPAAIIVANREFTANKAAKLVKIIYSVVNNNKPLITIDDVLKSPDSKSRVINNDSIKPSNLGNDVKHVVKGEFKTSDQFHYYIEPQTCVAKPIEGGLEVHSATQWLDLANVAIAQCLNIPVNSINVIVRKVGGSYGGKITRSAQIACAASLVAHLQRKPCRLVLSLETNMRSIGKRLPTLCNFEAGVDGKGVIQYLKNTFYQDNGHSINEVIVPLTVNHFFNCYDTQRWEIDANTVLTDKPSNTWCRAPGSTEGVAMIENIMEKIAYEIGQDPMQVRIVNMIREDNPLIDMIDQLKKDSEYDARMNEIEEFNKNNRWRKRAIKAMPMKYDVGYFGNYNSIVSIYHADGSVVIMHGGIEMGQGLNTKVAQVCAYTLGIPLEKVSVQPSTSFTSPNTMTTGASIGSECVSYATKKACEILLDRLAPIKAKGSYTWEELIAEAFHEEIDLQASYMYSAMKNEVKPYAVYAVCILEVEIDILTGNHNVKRLDLLEDVGRSLSPMIDVTQIEGAFVMGLGYWTQENLIYDPLSGRLLTDRTWSYKPPGIKDIPADMRIYFCKNSKNEFGVLQSKGTGEPALCLASVIIHAIRDAVRFARLEAGHPDEWLQIENPCTVENIFMAMEHKIEHFKLM from the exons atGGATCACATCGTGTTCAAGTTAAATGGAATAGAGCataaag CTGACGGTAGATACAGCCCGGATTTCACCCTAAACGAGTACATCAGGACCGTAGCCGATATCCGAGATACTAAAGTCATGTGCAAAGAGGGCGGTTGCGGGGCGTGCATAGTGTCTGTAAGGGCCTCTTCACCCCCCACACATGAGATTAAAACTTTCGCCGTGAATTCT TGTATGGTATCCCTTTTCTCTTGCCACGGGTGGGACGTTCGAACCGCGGGATATATAGGGAACAGTTTGATGGGATATCACGACATACAGAAGAGGCTGGCTGCTTTGAATGGCTCGCAATGCGGTTTCTGTTCACCAGGCTGGGTTATGAGCATGTAcag CTTGTACGAGTCAAATCCAAAACTAACAGTAGCAGAAATAGAAAATGCATTCGCTAGTAATTTATGCAGATGCACTGGCTATAGATCTATCGCGGACGCATTTAAATCCTTCGCAATTGATGCAGGCGATGATATAAAACAGAAACTAATTGATGTAGAAGATTTTGGTAGCtttaaatgtgataaaaaatgcaaagaaGGTCAAAAGGAAGACGAAAATGAAAGCATGTGGTGTATTATTGAGAGAGCTGAAAATATACCAATCGTAATAACTGGTGATGGATTTAAATGGTACAGAgctataaatttgaatgatgTATTCAGTGCTATGGGGAATGGAGAATATAAGTTAGTGGCTGGGAATACGGGACAAG GTGTTTTCCGCATCAAGGAATATCCACATAACATAATAGACATATCAAATGTAACGGAATTGAAGGGATTCGATATAGACGTTAACCTAATCTTAAGAGCTGCTCTCTCATTAACTGAAATGATGTTAATCATTCTGAAGTTATCGAAAGAAAATGAGGACTTTTCATATCTGAAGGAGTTGTGGGATCATATGGATTTGGTTGCACATATACCAGTTCGAAAT ATTGGCACCATAGGTGGTAATTTAATCTTGAAGCATGCAAACAATGAATTTCAATCAGATCTCTTCGTACTCCTTGAAGCGGTTGGTGGGATGATTACTATAG CTGAAGGCGTTGGGAGATATAGTATAATGTCTTTAATGGATTTTCTGAAGACTGATATGAACAATAAGGTTATAATGAACGTTTTATTACCACCTCTATCTAAATACtgcattttaaaaacttataag aTAATGCCCTGCTCGCAAAACTCGCGTGCGATAGTAAACGcagcatttttattcaaatttcacCACAGCTCACAAATTCTCTACAAAATGTCAATCGTATACGGTGGTATTTCACCACATTTCGTACATGCTGTTAAAACTGAGATGGCATTGATTGGTAAAGATCCTTTTACAAATGAGACattgaaaataactttaacaaGTTTGTCGGAGGAAATAAATCCTGAAGTTATGGAAACTGAGCCATCTGTAGATTATCGGAAAATGTTAGCTCTGAGTCTTTTCtataag GCCATTCTAAGCTTATCACctgatgataaaataaatcccATATATCGTTCCGGGGGTGATGTAATAAAAAGAGAAGTTTCTAAAGGCAATCAGTATTACGATACTGATCCGTCTATTTGGCCGCTAAATAAAGCTATACCGAAGTTAGAAGCATTAGTACAATGTAGTGGTGAAGCTATATACGCAAATGCTTTGCCAAAGTTAATAAATGAAGTGTTCGCTGCATTTGTACTAGCTGATACAACTCCAGGAAGTATTATTAGTGATTTTGATACCACGGAAGCTTTT AAAATCCAAGGCGTTGTAGCATTTTACACGGCTAAAGATATACCAGGAAAAAATACCTTTACACCAAGTAACGTGCCTCTCATGACAGCTGACGAAGAAATCTTATGTAGtggaaaagttttatttaatggtcAACCAGCTGCTATTATAGTTGCAAACAGAGAATTTACCGCAAACAAAGCTGctaaattagttaaaataatttattcagtggttaataataacaaaccatTAATTACTATAGACGACGTTCTGAAATCCCCTGATAGTAAATCAAgggttataaataatgattcaaTAAAACCCAGTAATTTAGGAAACGATGTTAAACATGTGGTCAAAGGAGAATTTAAAACATCAGatcaatttcattattacatcGAACCACAGACGTGTGTCGCAAAACCAATAGAGGGTGGATTGGAAGTACATTCTGCAACGCAGTGGCTTGATCTGGCTAATGTTGCTATTGCTCAATGTTTAAACATTCCAGTAAATAG TATAAATGTAATCGTCCGTAAAGTCGGTGGTTCCTATGGCGGTAAAATAACGCGATCAGCTCAAATAGCTTGCGCCGCGAGTCTGGTGGCGCATCTACAGAGAAAACCATGTAGATTGGTTCTATCCCTTGAAACCAATATGCGGTCGATTGGAAAGAGATTGCCGACACTTTGTAATTTTGAG GCGGGTGTAGATGGAAAAGGTGTCATTCAATATCTGAAGAATACTTTCTATCAAGATAATGGCCATTCAATTAATGAAGTCATCGTCCCTCTAACAGTTAATCATTTCTTTAATTGCTACGACACTCAGAGGTGGGAAATAGATGCAAATACCGTGTTGACCGATAAACCCTCAAACACTTGGTGTCGTGCCCCAG GTTCAACTGAAGGCGTGGCAATGATAGAGAATATAATGGAAAAAATTGCATATGAAATAGGACAAGATCCTATGCAAGTAAGGATTGTAAACATGATCCGTGAAGACAATCCCCTAATAGACATGATTGATCAGCTAAAGAAAGATTCTGAATATGATGCTagaatgaatgaaattgaagaatttaataaaaataaccgtTGGCGAAAAAGAGCTATTAAAGCAATGCCAATGAAGTATGATGTAGGTTACTTCGggaattataattcaattgtatCAATATATCACGCTGACGGGAGTGTCGTGATAATGCATGGTGGTATTGAAATGGGACAAGGTCTTAATACAAAGGTAGCTCAAGTATGCGCGTATACACTCGGAATACCGTTAGAAAAAGTTAGTGTACAACCATCCACAAGTTTCACTTCTCCCAACACTATGACTACTGGTGCCAGCATTGGTAGCGAATGTGTGTCATACGCGACCAAAAAAGCATGTGAAATCCTACTAGATAGACTGGCTCCTATCAAAGCGAAGGGAAGTTATACTTGGGAAGAGCTAATTGCTGAAGCGTTTCATGAAGAAATTGATTTGCAAGCTTCTTACATGTATTCTGCTATGAAAAATGAAGTAAAACCTTATGCAGTGTATGCAGTGTGTATTTTAGAGGTagaaattgatatattaacTGGAAACCATAATGTGAAACGATTGGACTTACTCGAAGATGTAGGCAGGAGTCTAAGTCCAATGATAGATGTGACAcag ATAGAAGGCGCTTTTGTTATGGGACTTGGATATTGGACGCAAGAAAATCTGATATATGATCCCTTATCAGGTAGATTATTAACCGATCGCACGTGGTCGTACAAACCTCCAGGTATAAAAGATATCCCAGCAGATATGAGAATTTACTTCTGCAAAAACTCTAAAAACGAGTTCGGTGTGCTACAATCTAAGG GTACTGGGGAACCTGCACTGTGCCTAGCTTCAGTAATCATCCATGCGATACGAGACGCAGTGCGCTTCGCTCGCTTAGAGGCCGGCCATCCAGACGAATGGCTGCAAATTG aaAACCCGTGTACAgtcgaaaatatttttatggctATGGAGCACAAGATCGAACATTTCAAGttaatgtaa